Below is a genomic region from Raphanus sativus cultivar WK10039 chromosome 4, ASM80110v3, whole genome shotgun sequence.
CCCTAAGCTACTGCATTAATGGTGCTCATAAAGCCTATTATTAGTCAATGTTTTGAACATGATTGTTTAGTCAATGTTTATAGTTAAAACatttaagaaattaaatttagatggaatttttttatttggtcaTCAATTCATGTTCCAGTTCGATCATCATTTGATGctaagtttgttttttttttaaattatacagaggtatcatGGCTCTATAGAAATAGTCGAGGTTAGTTACGTGTTGCCACGTGTCGATATTCTGTCCCTAACGAtaccaaaatattaatttttcagtgACCGAAATTCAAATTCTTGTGGCTTTAATTACCGTATTGGACTTTTGTCTTCAAATTAATTACCACTAAATCACGAGTACTGGTTAAGTTTGATATTTATCTAGACTCGTGTAGATAATTGACTGATGACAAGAGAAAATGCAATCATGAAAGGTCGTCATGTAAATACAATCTCGTTTACACATCATGATTCATATGTTAcaacttatatatgtatatgttacAACTTTGTCCTAGTCCTGCGGACGGAGTATTTGAATTCTGAACTCGTAAAagattttggtttagatttCTTATCGTGactaatcatttttttctgtgAGTTATGGTTCAGACATCTAAGAGAAAGGCTTCTGATAAGTCTCtaatgattaagaaaaaaaaagaaattaagagAAAACAGAAGTATGGGTTCTTATTTGAGGAACTTTCAGAATTCAATTTTCTtcggaaaaaaaattcagaatcCAACTAAAAGGTTTTCTTCCACTCGTTAGCATTTgactattttaattatttaatataaatataaaattaattatttcagtTTAATTGttgttgtaaaataatttttttgtttcaaaataaatattattttagaatttcaatacaaaatttattaataatatattttagttcaaTTGGTTTAAATATAGCTAGATGTATAtgtactaatatttttatttttgaaatatgcaaaattaaatatttttttacttaaaacAATAACTtaaatgaaaaggaaaaaagatttattaaaaataataatatttgtgaGAACTTTGTTTTGCTTTAACGACTaggcatgtttttttttgttactcaTTGATTATCGAGCATTTCATGCATGTTTTCCTTTATTCTAGAATTTTGCTGGGTTTCTGATTACAATGCTAGTCAAAATGACCAGAGTTCAGAGTACCATTGATATCATTGCCGTAAACATAGTTGCTGTGAACAGCCATTGATAGgtaagaagaagaatagagaacaaaacgtattgaggcaaatacccgtttagaattttttattaataatgtgataaaataatttataaactcttagactcatatttatacagcctcaaaaaatttgattttctttttttaatagaaatagtaattttcctaaaCCGAAACTTTTTCCACCTTGATTACGTCCGACCCACGAATGCTGGTCATTTTACTGGTACatcagagatttaagacacacggATGCAACAATAgtgtttttaatgaaaattgGTAAAAATCTAAGTTATAGACTTTATTTGTATGAATagaaagttaaataaaatttaagcaAGTTAGAACTGAAGTTGTTTTTCATAAACCAAAAGCCGTTTACTTTCGACATGGGTCTACTTTGAAATCATTAAGGGACAAAAGATCAGTTACGCAACTAAACCCATTTgaattgttttagaaaataatccTCTTGTTTGACTCTTTGCCATTTGTTCTTTTATTCACGTGTTAGGAAAAGGAGTTAGTGACAATATTATTGACTCTTGTtctagtttttaaataaatatgagaAAATACGATTTCTTAATTGATTAaaagttttatgttttggtgTGTTGAAATTAATTGATTGAAAGTTTCTCggatgttttcttttatatgttAGTCTTACACCGAAAATAAAGCGAGAGAGGGAATAATTACTCTCCATGAGATGGCCGTGTATTAACTAATTTATCCTCAAACACacaataatcatataaaataagttaGATATACAACTATAGAAGTTTGGTTCGTGATtttaagtaacaaaaaaaagtatcacGACATCACTATCTtgtatttgtttctttaaaatgtttttggtaacaaaaatattgttattctttagtttatataCGTATATAAAATCTGAGATGAATTAGTTTTGTTTGCAATTATGAAACTctctttttaaaatctatagttCAACCAAACAAGCAATCTATAAGCGTtaggttcttttttttcttcttgatctTTCGCATGTTTGGTATGAGTAGTCTAGTGTTACAGCCCAACCAGAATACTATTGTATGTCGGGCGGAGCTTTATTTTcgtatctttatatttttttttttggtaaaagtatctttatatttttcttataactaAATGAATCAAATCCTAATAGCAATGTTCAAGGCAAAAAATGAGGTATATAGATACTAAGGATCCGACTGGTGACTattgtggaatcaagaggaaTAAACggaaaataaacataaaagaacaaaattgcatgaataaaaagaaattattattcGATCTTAAATTTGACAAAGAATAGTTTTCttctttaattctctacaaAAAGGAAACGATAgagaatgagaaaaaaaaattattccttGTGAATGGTGAATTTTTTTAGGAATGTTAAGGAATGCATTATTCCTCGTTGTTCCTTAGTCACCATTCTACCCTAAGATTAAACTTCAAAACTAATAAACCCTAAACGATCTCTCAGACATATCCTACTGATAAAAATCATCATCTAAAAATTCTAGTTTCTGTCAATTCTCTCCAGCAGCCATTTTGGCCAGATCAAGTTTATCCAACATAGCTCTACTAAAACTAATTCGGAACAAAACTGATTAAGgcaactaaagaaaaaaaatatatctaaactaTGAAAATTATTGTCGTGATTTAGTTGAAGGTATTAGAAATCCGTCTACTATTACTGGAATGAGAATACCTAATTTAccttatttttgaaacaaaatcaGTTCCGTATTACTAATATATCATCAGTATGATGTGGAAAGACTATTAGCttttcattatctttttatattctaatatgatataatatgttccaaattaattttaatataacagTGTTAAAAACAACTTCGAAATACTATAGAACTGGATTTTATTTGGTAATTATATCTAATGTCTATCGATAAAGAAAATAGTAATAGCAAAATTAGAATGcccaaataacaaaaaataaacagttagtataatttatatatgaaaatatttatatatttttatgtagatTCTTCTTAACCGATAGTTTTTTTTACTGAACCGCTATCTgaattgttcaaaaaaaaaaaaaaattgttgaaaaaAGATTGAACGTGGTTTGGTGATTTAGTTTACAAGTCACCGCACATGAGTCAGGGGCGTTCGTAAGGCAATGTTCCTAAATAATGTTTCTTTCGATAACTGtactatttcaatttttttttgttttgtaaatggTACTATTTCAATTTCACTTACCACTTTGTTTTTGTATGTCAATATATGTCTTATCAGCCTCGACTTTATGCTTATAGATTGAACCCAACAGTGATCACCAAAcggtttaaatattataatcattAAACCTTTGAAGTAAGTGAAATTAACTTGTCACCAACCCCGGTTTACCTCCTTACGCTAATTtcgatttaaaatataatttgacaatacaTCAACAACCCATTTAGACTTAGTAGACCcctaaaacttttaaaattctttcatTTATCCAAACAAATCCTCTTAATTAAATCAAGTGAATAACACTTCTATATAAATGGGGTTTAGGCGATCTTTATTTTACACATCTCACTAGTCGTCTCTAGCTAATCATGGCATCTCTTGTAGAGAAACAACTCCTCAAATCCCTCTTCTCATTCTTCGTATTAGTTCTACTCTTTTCCGATACCGTTTTCTCGTCCCGAAAAACATTGGATCAGAGAAAGCCATGCAAGCATTTCTCTTTCTACTTCCATGACATCCTCTACGATGGCGATAACGTAGCAAACGCAACCTCGGCCGCTATCGTGAGCCCTCCGGGATTAGGAAACTTCAAGTTCGGTAAGTTTGTGATTTTTGATGGCCCCATAACAATGGACAAGAACTATCTCTCAGAACCCGTGGCTCGCGCACAAGGCTTCTATTTCTATGACATGAAGACGGACTTCAACTCGTGGTTTTCCTACACCTTGGTGTTTAACTCGACGGAACACAAAGGCACATTGAATGTAATGGGTGCGGACTTGATGATGGAGCCGACAAGAGATCTATCGGTCGTTGGTGGGACTGGTGATTTCTTCATGGCTCGTGGTATCGCTACATTCGTGACGGATATATTTCAAGGGGCTAAGTATTTCCGTGTTAAGATGGATATTAAACTATATGAATGTTACTAACTAACtacatgttttattttgaaaattgtgTGCTGTCTCAGAGATAAAATGTGTTACTATTGATAAGTAagtggtttttgtttttgttttgcagtTTATTGTATGTTTGTGCTTTATATAATTCATGTTATCCCGATTATAGAAGTCATAATGAGCAAAAGAATGTTTCCagcaaattatataatttagaatgaaaacgaattttaagtttttaatccGCTTGACTAGCCAACAAGAAAAAAGAATCGATATATAGTAAGATTTTGTTGAAATTTTTCCCTCAATAAAAAAGAATCAATAGTTGATAGTCATTAGATGAGGTGTGAAGAAATTGGTATATGAATTGACACAGTTCAGCACACCGCATAAAgtgataaagaaaacaaagaggaaaattttcataaagaaaaagaagtaaagaaaaagaaggGGAAGAGAACAGATAATGATAAGAAGAAGTAATCGCATAAGTATTTTTAACGAAGGTTAATTCTTGACTGTCTAAACTTATTGTATCAAGTTACAATCCCAagtcatttttatataaaagttcacattttggtaaaaataaattatccaTAATAGTCATTCTTGACAAAGCCAAATCGGAAAACTCGAACTCAGTAATTAGTATCCAATGATCTCATGGTGAATCCTTCAACCACTAGATCACCCTAATTTGATTACTAAACTGTTTCTTgaaacatacttatattatagATGACACATCAGAATCGTGGAAAAGATATGACCGAGAATTAATTTGTTTGTCAACAAAATACAGATTTtagatataagaaaaaaaaagattttaggTATAGAAACATCTCTAATGTATTACTTCATTCTCTACTCTAAAATGGAGTAACTCCAAAATGAAGTTGAGTTTTGTTTTAATGTATTActcaattttctattttaaaatagaatatttctaatatattatgttttatatttatttaaaaattactaatatCACCTTTCATTTATACTATTTGCAAAACAATCTATTTTCAGTTtgtaacattttaattaaatacaatattaatcacaattaatttttattatataaataaattactcaaaaaagtttaaaaaggaatattaaaattttaatatgcaaataatttttttatgttttatattatatatattttgttgtataAAATAGTTCATTAGATggctatttatataattaagaaatattaacggtaaattttgtaatatatatagtaaactaatattaatttatttatttgtaattaatattttattaaaaacaaaaatatttaaacgtGCATGactattttgtaaataaaaaatttaactcTATTTGGAGTAATGAGTTGGTTTATTCTATATTTAGATTAATCATGTCTATTATTCCATTTTGAAGTGTCTTTTAGAATGAAATTGAAGATGAATttactacaaaataaaatttgaagatGAATTTACTACAAAATAGAATTTGAAGTGGATTTTGGAGTGGGGTTAGccaataactatttttttaacaatttttttaggCAAGATTTATAACCAATAGTTTGTTCCAAAAAAGAATTTTCCGAAAAAAGGTATAaccactaatatttttttgcatcAATTGTAAATATCATTACGAATAAACCAAAGGTCAGCTTCAAACGAGGGACAACGTCTAAAAGAAAAAGGACTTTAACAAACTATGAAAACGGTACCTGACCCTCCTCGCAATAGCGTCAATCCTCCACTATCACGATCCATCTAGCTTTCTCCTTGAGTCAAATTCTGTAACCAACTTTGGCCACCACAGGCGATATATGATTGATACTGGTGACCTTGCGTAACACTTTTAGCGATCTTCATCGCTACGACGGGTGCCACCAGGACTCCCACTTCATTGGAGATAATTTTTTGATTCTTCCGCGCGAGATCCCATGTAAAAATGGGTCATAAGTCTAAATTTAAATCTCAATATATTGAGGATCATCACCTCACCTGAACCACCATATCGTATTTATGCATGACGGTACTCTTTGCGCCATGTTGCAGAACCTCTTGTAAGCCTTTTCTCCCTTAATTCGCATAATTTCGTTTCACTGGGATTTGAAATCTAAACCTCCTGATGTAGAAGTATtaatgaacccttagtcaaaccactggactaAGGGAGCTTCCACGAACCAATAATTTTGatctaaaaaaatagttttgatcTAAAAAAATCATGCATTATTTTAAAGACTATACAAATCCCAATGGAGCacaactaaaaattaattaattacaacctAATCCGAGCTTTTAATGCACCACCATGTTTTGGGTCAAATtcgaacatatatattttattttaggttgaagatgataaaagaaaaaggagaatACACACCATAAGTGTGTATATCGCCATAGTAATTTTTAGGTTTATCCCCTTAGGGCCGGGCACAGTGGCGGtcccaggaaaaaaaaaaactgggtTCAAAGTGCCATTGGGAAGGATCGAACCCATGATTTGTGGGTTCACCGAGGGAGATTTAACCAAATTTGCCATGAACTTTTAATGTTTTAgcttaaaaacttttatttattgtattttttgtgGTGTCAATTGAAACCACTTGCTTCTAAGTAGGTCCGCCCCTGGCCGGGCACGAAGCAAATATCCGGGACTTTTACTATACTTGTAATAAAATTTTTGCCTTGTACATGTACTTGCTAATAACTTACTATACCttgtatttgtttatttaagttaatttttttttgtatttgagtctttaaaataaaattttcatttcaataattttaagaTTAGGTGATTATCTATATTTATAGCAAACATTGCTTATTCTTATGTTACAACCGATGTGAGATAAATTAGCGTAGAATTTGatgaaaaaagagaaaattatttgtttccacatgtttgatatattatataaatattaaagtaGCTGAAATAACAATgtaaatgttataaaatattttaaaaatcaagtCAAGAGTCAAAACAAGTCAAGTAGTTAACATAAATTTAAGACTTGTTATCTGGTTTGGACTTGCAAATAGTTAAATTTTCTTACTTGTTATTTGCCTTTATTAAGACGAGTACTTGTGTTTACAGGGATAATATGGGCCGAATAACGAGTTTAAGACGGGTAACAAGTATATATGTCCAGCCCTACATCCTATAGTGTATCAACCAATAGtatttcattatttcatattcaatatcttttaaaacataaaataaaatattgtcgagttatattatattttgaaaactaaaagataaaaataaataaaaaacaatagtaATTGCAAGaaagaaactttttaaaaatacttttaatgCCATCAGCAAaacaataaaccctaaatcataaactttaaaCTATTGagtaaactctaaattcttggataaatcatatATCATAGGGTTTAAGATTATCTAAGGATTTAGGATTACCTAGAAATTTAGAGTTTAATAATTAGGATCTATAATCAAGTATTTTGCtgactgtgttaaaaatatttcgtttttttcaattcaaagatttaggatttatccaaagaGTTTATCAAGGGTTTATGATTGAGGGTTTTGCTGaatggtttttaaaaaaaattccttttGTTGCaattactatataatttttattatcttttaaatttaaaatataatataatttgacaatattttttttaaaatactgaatataaaatacGAATTATTATTTGTTGGTTGATGAATCTAAATATTTACTGTAAGGATAAACCCAAAAATTACTCATATGGGCATATACGATTATCTTCTAAATGATAATTGCCAACTATCCGTATTAATAACTCGATAGAAATTTCGATTACCCatgaaaaataacatttatGTACCTCATTAATGATTCTTGAACATTGTCGGTTGAAACAAGAAGAGCAGAACCCTATCAAGTGAGTGATCAAAGAAACGGTACCATCACATTCATTATATATAAGTCATAGCGGCGACAGGAGTTATACCATCGAAGAAACCAAAAAGGAGAGACTAAGCATAAAAACGAGAGAGAgattagaccaaaaaaaaaaacgagagagagagaaatggcGACGTCGGGAACATATGTGACGGAGGTTCCTTTAAAAGGGACGGCGGAGAAACACTACAAGAGGTGGAAGAGCGAGAATTTTCTCTTCCCTGATGCCATCGGCCACCACATTCAAAATGTTACTGTTCACGACGGCGAATGGGACTCCCAAGGGGGTATCAAGATTTGGAACTACACATTGggtattcatttatttaaaatcttatatatacagCACATGTGAGTTGAATTATACACCAGCTACGCCTACGTGTGTCACGGTTATGGTAGTACTATATACTGCTTAAGTTACAATCATGATGTTGAGAATCTATTGCATCATTTCATATGAATATGAACCAAATCTAACTAATGAACACATGCATATAAAGATGGAAAGCAGGAGGTATtcaaggagaagagagagataggCGATGAGAATAAAACAATGACGGTTAGAGGACTTGAAGGTCACGTGATGGAGCTGTTCAAGGTTTATGACCTCATCGGCCAATTTATTCCCAAGACTGAAGATAGTTGCATCTGTAAAATCACTATGGTTTGGGAGAAGCGCAACAATGAAGTCCCCGAACCAAGCAGCTACATGAAACTCCTCAAGAGCATGGTTGTAGACATGGAGGACCACGTTCTCAAAGCTTAATCAAGATCATCATGATCACCACTACCATCAAAATTATCACTCTCTCGATGTACTTTCAAGGTGTtctcaatatataataatgaataaGTGTGGTCTTTTACGCGGAGTTACATTTCTATGAAACCGTTTGTTTTTGTAAGGtgctttttcttttgacatGTTTTGTAAGATTGTTTAAGTATCGAGTTCTATGTAATGATACTTAAGAATAATGTATGTTCTTCATCTTTAATGAATTTACTATTTTCCATATATTCGCATATCAACTGCCTAGTGGTATTGATTAATTTGGACGACCGTTTTTTGTTGCGTTAAATCGGATAAGTAAGTTTTACTGATTAAACGTTTATTTCGCGTATCTTATCGCGATATGAAGAACATATCCCCATGGCTGATCATAAAAGCATTGGGTGAATATTTGCTCACAcgtttcatttatataatatcaatagtttaaatttagttagtaacttattataaataaaaatcaaacaagGCTGCTATGTGTAATTGAGCATCTTAAGAGTATATCTTTAACTTATAAATAactcaaaacatataatttgtaaaataaaatcaggtaaaaaatttaacaaacaaacatatttaaGTACTTTTCAAATTACTTCTATTCCTTGAAACACAACATGCATTAGATTTGCAGAGATGGAGAATAAGTGAACAAAATCATGAAAAAGGTATGTgtaatattttgaacaaaaaaggTATGTGTAATTCCGATTCCAAGAAAACATAGTTTCTAAAGCCCATTGGTAATTTGAGTCTTCATAATCCTTTTTATTTATCGTGTGCACAAATATGCATTGTATGTATCAATTTCTCCAAGGAAATCAAGCATCCGAAAAACTTAAAAGCCAGCAAAGACAATTGAGATGCCATAAAGAGAAAGAGATCACGTTTGTAATAACATAATGAATCAGTGCTTAAAATTGAGAAGTATAATGGTATCCATCACACATTTGTCATAGGtgaaacaaatttataaaaaattgattcTATAGTGATTCAAATCAATTTAACAtgtttaaattagttaaaattaatCTAAAGTAACATCAAAACGAATTATGATCAGTTTAAATATATCTTCGTTGCCATCAATCTGTCTATAATCAAGtgccaatttttttaaattttaccttTACTGTAAATTCATAAGTTTATATGTTCTTACatctattttaaagtatttcATCCAacttaaactaatattttattcaatatcTATCATAAATATGAGATATAATAACTAATAtagatattaaattattaatacgTAAATTTGTCTAAATGCTATTTCTCTACAAGATGATTAGTTATTTGTTAACGATTCCTTAAACATTGGCAGTATGCCAGTATATATTATTGAGTTGGTACTCTCATCAACTAAATCATCCATAACAGTCAATCATGATCAAAACCAAGTTGAAAACTCGAATTTAGTATCCTAATGAGCTTATGGTGAATCTatcaacattttttttggtaactggCTTTGATCTATCAACAATTAGGTCACCCTACTTGATTGGTAATTCGTTTCTAAACATAAACATACATATATTGTAGATGACAAACCAAAATCGTAGAGAAAATACGAccaataatttatttgatatgaccaaaaaattatttctgtCAACAAAACACATATTTTAGGTATGGCCAATCATTTAGATCTCGTAAAATCATGCATATCTAATTTAAAGACTACAAATCCCAATGGAGCGCAACTAAAAGTTACAACCCAATCCGAACTATTTAATGCACCGCCATGCTAGGAATAGATCAAATTTGatcatatactattttatattcTATTAAAGAGTACTAGGATGTAGACCCCCGCGAAATCGCGGAGGAGAGTTAATactaaattttcaatattaaatgtttaaaaatgaaaatatataattatttttaaaatatatataactgatatagttaaaataaaacattaaaaatgaaaataagattaTTAGaactttattataaataaaagatattgaaaACATTAATGTCCAAGTTTGATCatcattaataatattattaaaaaaactaacatACCTTTGGGAATATAACCATGATGTATGTAATCTTCATTCTCCCATTTTCTCCATTTAAGTTTATTGTCTCCTCTAAAAGAAACCTTCTCAGCATCCCCATAAACAATATTAAGTGTGATGAGAAGATAATACATCTTCATTGCAGATTTGAAATTTTACTCTCTAATAcctttccaaaattttatataatctctCACACTGATACAACCGTCGTCATAGTTCACGtgaaaatactttttaatattttggttaatTGGGGTTGGTAAAATATTACAACAATTCacttaattataacaaaataattaattacttTAATGtatcaattaattaaaaatgttttacttataaattttaaacaaatgtGAAAGGGTATAtcgtttataaattaaaaatatataaaaggatACATCATTCAGAAATTAAAAAAGCGTGAAAAGTgtgttgtttaaaaatttaaatacatgcGAAAGGTTATATCATTCAACAATTAAAAGAGACATGTGAAAGAACaactaaattttcttttatattagaCTAATATACAAGAGATACAAACAAAGTTTTTAAGGTTTAATGtgtttctccaaaaaaaaaatgatgatcaTTCTATTGAACTTTTatcagttttttctttgtttcgaTGATCTTGTTGTTGCATTTTTTAAATGATCACAACTACTATATATAGTGGCAAATATTGAAATGGTTAACCacaaaaattgcaaaaaatTGCAATGGAGATAGAAATTGTAATAGTTGATCACTAAATGTTGCAACGGTCGAATACTAAAACTTACAACGTTTGACCATAAAAAGTTACAATGGTACATTTAAATAGTTGTAGATGTTCATCCAATTAATtgaaatttttcatttaaataatcaCAACAGTATCTCTAACATAACATTGtttattatacaataaaaatacagctttagaaacaaaagaaattataagCGAGAATGTACAATTGCAACTTTTTTAAgatataagtaaaattaataccattattttgtttgttaccTTTGACTTTTTCAAGGGATgaactttttataaattaatctaataatcttttaaatattaccaaaacaaacataaaatatatacacacaagCGCTTTATGCAAGTTACTTAGATGTACATATTCACATGAACCGGGTGTGACCTTTCATCACAAATATAATGGTCACgtgtttttaattttcttcttgATCACTAAACAACAAAGACTAACAATGTTTGGCCGTGAGTTTAAAAAATCAATCATCTAATCACCCACgtccttttattatatatatatatatatatatatatatatatatatatatatatatatattacttaacCGTATAAACAATCACGGCAACATGAAGGAAAGGTGGAAAAGAATCACGGTCTTGGTCACTGAATGTTCGGAGGCAAGAGGTGTCAGTGTCACGAATCGGAGATTGGTATGAGATCGACAATATCAACACCAAAAAGTAACTTGCATAAGCGCTTTGTGTgtatttagaaaaatacaagAATGAAAATCCA
It encodes:
- the LOC108851636 gene encoding dirigent protein 6-like encodes the protein MASLVEKQLLKSLFSFFVLVLLFSDTVFSSRKTLDQRKPCKHFSFYFHDILYDGDNVANATSAAIVSPPGLGNFKFGKFVIFDGPITMDKNYLSEPVARAQGFYFYDMKTDFNSWFSYTLVFNSTEHKGTLNVMGADLMMEPTRDLSVVGGTGDFFMARGIATFVTDIFQGAKYFRVKMDIKLYECY
- the LOC108850067 gene encoding MLP-like protein 328; this translates as MATSGTYVTEVPLKGTAEKHYKRWKSENFLFPDAIGHHIQNVTVHDGEWDSQGGIKIWNYTLDGKQEVFKEKREIGDENKTMTVRGLEGHVMELFKVYDLIGQFIPKTEDSCICKITMVWEKRNNEVPEPSSYMKLLKSMVVDMEDHVLKA